DNA from Halogeometricum sp. S1BR25-6:
GCTTCGAGGATTTCGAGGTTGGGGTCGAGAATCTTCTCGGGCATCGCATCGCGCATGAGGTTCTCGATCCACTCGGTGTCGATGCCGGCGATGGCGCACGTGACGCCGACGCCGGCCGTGTTGCGCATGACTTCGCGACCGTGCTCGCGCGCCATCGTGCGCAGGTCGATGTCGTAGACGTGCCAGCCGTTCTCCTCGACGCGTTCGTCGAAGTCCTCGATTTCGGAGGTGTCGAGCAGCCCGGAGTCGTAGACGATGACCCCGCCCTCGCGAAGTTCGTCGAGGTTCTCCGACAGCGGCTTGACCTCCTCGTTACCGTAGTACGCGTTCTCCTGCGGGTTCCGAGCGAACGAGTCGCCCAGCGCGAGCAGGAAGTTGTAACCGTCCCCGCGGGACTTGACGGGGTCGGCGGAGGCGCGAATCTCCGTGTACGTGTGGCCGCCGCGGATCCGCGACGGGTAGTGACGGTGTGTGAATACGTGAAGCCCCGAACGCATCAGGGCCTTCGCGAAGTTTTGGCTCGTCGAGGCGATACCGTCCCCAGAACCGCCTGCGATTCGCCAGATAAGTTCATCGTCAGTCATATCTTCCACTCAGGCCCGCGAGGGCCACTACTGGATAATTTCGAGAGGAGGCGATTAAAGCCTTTGCTATGCATTAACAAGGAAAGATGATGTAAGACCTAATATTCATAGTACGCTCCGCGAAAATCCCGGATTTGTGGACAGTCGACCAGTTTCGGCGTCAGGCCGACGCGGGAACCGCCTCTCCGTCCGCCCCTCGAAACGGCGTTACTCGTTGTCGGGGCTGCTCGGGTGGTAGTCGGTGTCGTACTCGCCCGGGTTCGCGTCCATCCGGTCGGGGTTGACGCGCCCGCCGAGGAGCATGAAGTCCACGATAGTGAGATACAGCATCGCCTCGACGACGGGGACGGCCCGCGGCGGGAGCACCGGGTCGTGCCGGCCGACGACCTGGATATCCTTCTCCTCGCCCGTCTCCCAGTCCACCGTCTTCTGCTCTTTGGGAATGGAGGTGGGCGCGTGCCACGTCACCTCGCCGAATATCGGCTGCCCCGTCGTGATGCCGCCCTGGATGCCGCCGTGTTTGTTGCCGACGGGCGTCGGATCGCCGTCCTCGTCGAACTCCCAGTCCTCGTTTCTGTCCTTGCCGGTCCACTCGCGCGCCTCGCGGCCGAGGCCGAACTCGAACCCCGTCGTCGCGGGGATGGCCATCATCGCCTGCCCGAGGCGGGCGGAGAAGGAGTCGAACCGCGGTGCGCCGAGGCCGTGGGGGACGCCGCGCGTCTCGAAGTAGACGGACCCGCCGATGGAGTCGCCCTCCTCCTGGTACGTCTCTATCTTCTCCAGCATCTCCGCGGCCGTCTCGGGGTGCGCACAGCGCACCTCGTTCTCCTCGGTGTGTTCGACCATCTCCTCGAACGTCACCGGCGGCGCCTCCACGTCGCCGATCTGGTTCACGTGGGCTTTGACCTCCACGCCCTCTTCTTCGAGAATCTTCTTGGCCACCGCGCCGGCGGCCACCCAGTTCACCGTCTCGCGCGCGGAGGACCGCCCGCCGCCGCCCCAGTTGCGCGTGCCGAACTTCGCGGAGTAGGTGAAGTCGCCGTGACTCGGTCGCGGCGCCGTCACGTACGGTTCGTACTTGCCCGACCGGGCGTCCTTGTTCTCGATGACCATCCCGATGGGCGTGCCCGTCGTGTAGCCGTCCTGCGTCCCCGAGTTGATGACGACGGCGTCGGGTTCGCCTCTGGA
Protein-coding regions in this window:
- the aroC gene encoding chorismate synthase; this translates as MNGNRFGRLFQVTTYGESHGDAMGVTVSGCPAGLELDEDDVQKELDRRKPGQSMITTSRGEPDAVVINSGTQDGYTTGTPIGMVIENKDARSGKYEPYVTAPRPSHGDFTYSAKFGTRNWGGGGRSSARETVNWVAAGAVAKKILEEEGVEVKAHVNQIGDVEAPPVTFEEMVEHTEENEVRCAHPETAAEMLEKIETYQEEGDSIGGSVYFETRGVPHGLGAPRFDSFSARLGQAMMAIPATTGFEFGLGREAREWTGKDRNEDWEFDEDGDPTPVGNKHGGIQGGITTGQPIFGEVTWHAPTSIPKEQKTVDWETGEEKDIQVVGRHDPVLPPRAVPVVEAMLYLTIVDFMLLGGRVNPDRMDANPGEYDTDYHPSSPDNE